TGCGTTCCTGCCCTACTCTGCCCCCTACGGGAGGATGCTGAGAGAAAGGGGAGGGAAAATGAAGGCAAGCTTCTACCGCCAGGGCCTAAAGCCtggggtgacctgagggccttgtgccctatggGGCTCactaagggcctggtgccctatggggtctactcagggcctggtgccctatggGGTCTACTCCAGGCCTGGTGCCCTGTGGGGGAAACTAGGCCTGGCTATATGACCTAATGAGAGCTACCAAACTGGAGGGCGGACCTAATGCCCGAAGGAAGAAGGCCTTGGGACCGGGTGAATAGTGACCGATAgaatgcgggcgtgggcccgggagaggtggtccccactggggtcttacctggtctaggtcctccgctcaCAACATCAGCGTAGCTCCTCTTCTGTCCTGCTGTTGCTGGCCGCCCGGACTCACTGCTGTGCTCTTGCTCCGCTGCgatctgctctgctctaccttcaccagacaggttagctcgtagccctgacaagggctctctgtctgGACTTACCCTGCTGTCTTCAGTCCTCCAAGTCGCCGCTGGTCCTCTTCTCTCCAGCTCTGCCGACCACCGAGGGCTTCCACGTGGACGCCAACTATATCTCCCGGCGGGTCGCTCCCCGTGATTGGTCCGCGGCCGGGCGCTGTGATTGGCCCGCGGCCGAGCTGTGGATCCGGCGTGTCCACATGTAATCATTCATATGAATTTTGCGTTTGCCACAATAGGATAATTTTGCACCTCTGATATATGAGCTCTAAGATTTGGACGCCAATACTATAGTGGACAATTATTTCCATTGAGATTAGACTGTGGATtgagttttgcaattggcggcgAGATTTTTTTCCCCTGCGGCGTTAAGTCCAGCACGGGTTTTTAGCTAGTAGAGTGACTGTTATTACTTAAcacagcgttaaaactcgtgcaattcaactTGAAATATTTCAACCCGCTCTCTTGTGCGCTAACAATTGGTCTGAGCGAGTTTTTGTTACGGGAGTGGAGGAGGGTTTAACGCGGCTATCTTGACTATATAAAAATTAATGCAGTCATCggcaaactgtcatttgctgatagctgttggctggTTTGATGACTGCTCTGGCTTTTGACTCTCTTCTGCATGTCTACATTTGGCTTGTTAGTTTTCCTGCGAATTTGCATACAACTACACTACACTCACTattttaaaatccatttttattgtttagatttaattttttattaatataatacacaacactactatacattattatacatacacatactacagacataacacactgctaacattttacaccacacacaaacatacatacatacatccacacatacataataaaatacCAATTTGTTTCCCTCATTGGTGTTTTTTTTGGCTGTAGTCACACAACCACATACATATCCCACCGAactgtatttttttccctgtatTTCTGTTTACTGTGCAGTAtaggtttttgttttaaaaaaagttacattCCAGATAGGCTCATTTCTTCTAACCTAGTTTCCATTTAATTGCAAATGTTTGGAGTAgtatactatttttatttaagtGCAGATTaggtaataaaacatattttagaatCTCTTGCCCAATAATTAGTATTTGCTAGCATTTTAGttcaaagtaatatatttataacCTGGTTAGATTTGTCCTATTGCATAGTATCTGATTTGTGCAGAATAGTTAATATACTATTTTAATTTCTTAACCTActgcaatataatttatttcaattgAATTTAATATAGTGCATATGGGTAAAAGTATTTATTAACCTAGTTGTTTAAAATTGTACCATTGTGTAGTGTAGGCTAGTATTTTGTACCATTGTAGTCTAGTATATCTGTATATTGCAGGTTAGTTAATAGAAATATTTCTTAACCTTCAGGCAAATAATTTCTTCTGGTTAGTATAGGatagttatttatattaaaaaccatataattaacaaattaataaGTGTATTTAGGTATATATTAGATTTGTAAGCTAGTTCCCTTTTTGAATAATAGTAACATTTTAAAGAGCAGCCATGTCTAGGGAGTGTAGGGATTCTCTCTTTTCACAGGATAGCCAAGAGGAAATTCAGAATAGTGGAGAGGAATGGACAGAGAACCGCGAGTCGAGAAGAGCAAAGAAGACAGCAGTTTGTCAGCAGCATTCAACCATCGACAAGCAGAACATCCTGAAGTTgacagtgatgaagatgatgatgatgaaggcacaGCAGCATCACGCTCCAGGCGCTTCACAGAGGAGGAGAATGATGTCCTTGTTGGTCGGGTACTGCAGCACTATGAAATGCTGAAGGGTGCACATGCTCCGAAGACCTCCCACAAACATAAATCAAAGATATGGAGCCAGATTGCTTCTGAAGTGTCAGCTGTTGCAGTTCGAGACAGAACAGTTGAAGTTTACCAGAAGCGCTTTTGGGACTGCAAGTGCACAATGAAGGCAAAGATGGCAACTGTTGCAAGACATGCCAGGGGCACAGGTGGTGGCAAGGAACTGTGCATCAAATTTATATGGTGGGAGGAGAAGATGCGTCAGATTCTgagtgctgatcttgtggaaggagtggaagggacagtggacactATGGAACCATCCACCTTCCAGCCACAAGGTAAATTTATTAGTCTTTAAAAATTGTGATCTGATTAACTTATGATtactaataaaaaatgttttaattaaacctGCAGAAGAAAATACAGCACAGCCCAGAAGAGATGCAATGGAAGCAGTACCTGGGAAGAAAAAATCCAAATCTAGAGGTAAATGTAACaactaattaaaacaaaattttcTCAGTTGACTTTCATTGCCAAAATAGTATTAGGTAAAGATGTTATtgtctaatgtattttttttaatttattttagatttgggtTCTTCTCCATGACAGAAGGGCCAGAGGAGTTGAGAAGAAGGTATGATCTACACATTATACACATGCATGTATGCATTAGCCATCTTAGATAACAAACTTTACAGTACACATTTCAGTCAGCTAAtgctttacattttttacaaaatGCAATAGTATTCACATAGCTTTTTCTTGTACTTTTAAACGAAAAGTACCCCTAACGGGAAAAAAACGACCCCTGGGCACAATTAGcgtaacatttaatatttttacttaCTTTTGATTGTTGTAAAACTGAgtttgacacacacacagacacactgttatgactgcctttgttttgtatctggcagcagtacctataatccatcagaggtgctgctgctgtcctgctcctaaactctgcaacatgcctgaaggagttaacctccttgtctgatgctaattagaactgcacctgttgcactgctttaagtacctgcctctagctgtgctctgagcagttcatccatttgttcctggctgctgctaacctgctcctgtgctatttggtatttacctgctggactgaacttctgtgtatgacccctgcctgtaccttggaccttgcctgcttgtctgagaccccgaatcatttgcctgtaccttggaccacgctgttttgcctgttgccctgaccttttggacagacttctggacctcgcctatttgcttgatctctgcctggctgcttggatttgtttgtctggtctctatttgatccctggactctgtctgctttcctagacagccttgtgccttctggactggggtaaacgtattatacttgttcctgccattttactatacagtctcttttggaacctgttatccgtggatttgagttatctttgtacctgaataaagacactttgccttacacttccatTGCACTTTGTGAaagcactgggattcataacacacactatatatatatatatatatatatatatatatatatatatatatatatatatatatatatatatatatatatatatatattcaaacaaCAAGAATACAAACAATGGCGTTTGTAGCAAAACACCAATGGTCCAAGAAAAGTCTATATTTTCTTCTTAATACACACTTCCCATGTGCgggtggctgccaatcctctttgcgaagcggtgtagcatggaaaaaaactataaaagagaaatggaggaggaggcgcacaatagtgtagtatattgatatgaTATTTGAATCACACAGGAATCCACCATAGGACCAAACACCAGTGTAGAGGAAACCAATGTAAAGGACACCAAAAATTGCGTAGTATACCCAATAGTGAGGGTATAATGGTGCCAGATATATAGTGGCAGTTTATTAACTTATAGTAACAGGACTTAGAATATTTCCATGTTCTATAGGTGACACCCACATAAACCAGGACACCCTTGTGCAGATATATGCGTATCAGAAATCAAGATTTTCCAACTTGTCTGTGTAGAAATCTCACAGCTGATCAGGAAGAGATCACAAAACTGGATGCACAGCTGACAGCCTTTTCCAGGTTCTCTTCTCAACACAGTGCCTCTGCGCGAGTCAGTGTCTCTGTTCAGTTTATGGGTCGCTGCAATTTCCACCAGGGTTTGACTAATGGAAACCCtaccataatgtgtgaggaactgtgaaagttttatgtttttctgtctTTACGCTCACAAAGTAGGTGTTTAGCTTGATGCACAAAGACTGTGTACA
The nucleotide sequence above comes from Mixophyes fleayi isolate aMixFle1 chromosome 6, aMixFle1.hap1, whole genome shotgun sequence. Encoded proteins:
- the LOC142160365 gene encoding uncharacterized protein LOC142160365 gives rise to the protein MDREPRVEKSKEDSSLSAAFNHRQAEHPEVDSDEDDDDEGTAASRSRRFTEEENDVLVGRVLQHYEMLKGAHAPKTSHKHKSKIWSQIASEVSAVAVRDRTVEVYQKRFWDCKCTMKAKMATVARHARGTGGGKELCIKFIWWEEKMRQILSADLVEGVEGTVDTMEPSTFQPQEENTAQPRRDAMEAVPGKKKSKSRDLGSSP